The Lactuca sativa cultivar Salinas chromosome 2, Lsat_Salinas_v11, whole genome shotgun sequence genome includes a window with the following:
- the LOC111909046 gene encoding protein FAR-RED IMPAIRED RESPONSE 1-like — protein MEKAYYAEFGDVISFDATFRTNKYRMVFVPFIAIDHHKKSVTVGSGLLSNESIESYSWLLKSFLKTHGKEPTLVLTDQDAAIKQAVENISDDLFTNTDFRKRFLKLVWDINMKPDVFEVKWGLLMKEFNLEDTRWFKDMFTIRDSWIPGYFSDISMCGLMKTTSRSESMNSFFNTYSESGNLLLNFMMNYDTVIQKQRNTQRELDRASKKASYKMQTPREIELQASKVEIKAEEKEINCSCEHFKCMGVLCRHAFTIMMRCGVKEIPERYILKRWRKDVISRNYRFSSVQSDSGDCENVKLVNDSYYSFESCLDIVRDDKKRLTLFAEKQQMLLKEFESDYISPGLKSKTDGEVVCKLLGVTIPIPEEINIHVPEVQSNKGSGIKKRIPSAGEVAYENSKKEHRMCSGCGKRVPYNLRTCPERVGAAKSAKDS, from the exons ATGGAGAAGGCATATTATGCTGAATTTGGTGATGTTATCTCGTTTGATGCGACTTTCCGAACAAACAA GTATCGAATGGTTTTTGTTCCGTTTATTGCTATTGACCATCATAAAAAATCGGTTACTGTTGGATCTGGGTTGCTAAGCAATGaaagcattgagtcttactcttgGTTGCTTAAATCATTTCTTAAAACTCATGGGAAAGAACCAACACTTGTTTTAACTGATCAAGATGCTGCAATAAAACAAGCTGTTGAGAAT aTATCAGATGATTTATTTACAAACACAGACTTTAGAAAAAGGTTTTTGAAGCTTGTTTGGGACATTAATATGAAACCTGATGTTTTTGAGGTGAAGTGGGGTTTGCTTATGAAGGAATTCAATCTTGAAGACACAAGATGGTTTAAAGACATGTTTACAATACGTGATTCATGGATACCTGGATATTTTAGTGATATTTCAATGTGTGGTTTGATGAAGACTACATCGAGGTCAGAGAGTATGAATTCATTCTTTAATACATATTCAGAAAGTGGGAACTTACTTTTGAATTTCATGATGAATTACGACACTGTCATTCAAAAGCAAAGGAATACTCAACGAGAGCTTGATAGGGCATCAAAGAAAGCATCATATAAAATGCAAACACCTCGAGAAATAGAACTGCAAGCATCAAAG GTTGAAATAAAAGCTGAAGAGAAAGAAATAAATTGCAGTTGTGAACATTTTAAGTGTATGGGTGTTTTATGCAGACATGCTTTTACAATAATGATGAGATGTGGTGTTAAAGAAATTCCTGAAAGGTACATTTTGAAGAGATGGAGAAAGGATGTGATATCAAGAAATTATCGTTTTAGTTCTGTTCAATCCGATTCAGGTGATTGTGAAAATGTAAAGCTAGTCAATGATTCATATTATAGTTTTGAATCATGTTTGGATATTGTAAGAGATGACAAAAAGAGATTGACTTTGTTTGCTGAGAAACAACAAATGTTGTTGAAGGAATTTGAGAGTGATTATATTTCTCCTGGATTGAAAAGCAAGACAGATGGTGAAGTCGTATGCAAACTTTTAGGTGTTACTATTCCTATTCCAGAAGAGATTAATATTCATGTTCCTGAAGTTCAAAGCAATAAAGGTTCTGGAATCAAGAAAAGAATTCCAAGTGCAGGTGAAGTAGCATATGAAAATTCTAAAAAAGAACATAGAATGTGTTCAGGATGTGGAAAGCGAGTTCCGTACAATTTACGTACTTGTCCAGAAAGAGTTGGAGCTGCTAAATCAGCAAAAGACAGTTAg